One stretch of Brevibacillus laterosporus DNA includes these proteins:
- a CDS encoding amino acid adenylation domain-containing protein, protein MSTNFLHNILLASGQFEQERAYWLQHLTGNTDVSGFPVDTRPLTTKVEDMTSVSYPIPAEIVAIINRMSNNSDYGIYMFLLAGVKYLLSKYKQHSDIIVGMPVFQQKEDGKQAFSNILPIRSDLDSQLTWKQVLPSLKRTITEAVKHQNLPYKLIVDLMGMGISSEEKSRPSIGTIVQLDTIHDQASLESVTADVVFTFKKHDDGLTLQVDYHQDMYGEERIGQLVNRLFVVLHLITSKTGETLQGMDQFLSHWNGSFTGVPRLQLPVDHSLSTKIERNWKNTEIILSLEEQKRLTEVAEIAGTSLSITLLSAWQLLLHRYTGENDILSGWESLGKDSEASPLPIYSDFSGNPSFTELIRRVHRSMEAAVTEKEFSVYQPTAFQTLFLTGEINHSSWSMEAELVLAVSHTETALVGTIFFDAECFKEETIGRLAQHLTTMLQDIMVDPTTAIGHVSLLNDSERNLLVDEWNETNTPFPSDSLVHELFEEQMRRYPDQIAVIDGDTQLTYRQLHEKSNQMAHRLQRLGLQPDTLVGISLERSSEMIVGILAILKAGAAYLPIDLAYPEERISFIIKDSQIPVLITKQSHYNQFSDYDVTIVMIDNGDLEQEKISRPSSEATSTNLAYVIYTSGSTGTPKGTSILHRGINRLVKNNTYIDLESTDRIGQVSNTSFDAFTFELWGALLHGSTLVIIQPDVVLSPFALQKEINKYGITVLLVTTALFNQYAGENPEMFKDRTILFGGEAADPKWVRVALEKGRPKKLINVYGPAECTVFTTTHHVTQIASDALSVPIGKPIANTQVYILDQYLQVVPIGVPGELYVGGPGLASGYLHRPELTKERFIKNIFSSNEEDRLYKTGDIVRYLPDGTLSFIGRKDDQVKIRGFRIELGEIEAVLGQNPAVRDAVVMMRVDQNDNKQLVAYFTTFQPEAVTISELRSFVVNKMPAHMIPTSFVYLNSLPVTPNGKVDRKALPAPSIERGVSDTPFVEPKTDMEKQLSEFWREILGIDRISITDDFFNSGGHSLLATQLLSRIYHTFSIEISLRMFFENPTIQALGKQLDEIISSGKQSVSVPLVSVSRDNDLVLSYTQQGIWFIEQLEPGSATYNVPVANTLKGKLNIDALERAVNEIIRRHETLRTSFISKDGKPYQVSHPFESIRIPLVDVSDAPSTERHQRIIEMANQDANQPFDLTKCPLVRFILFKKDEESYVFYYTMHHLIMDGWSLQIFTHELSVLYEAFSQGKPSPLPEMQLQYADFAAWQRNWLDGKVMNQQLAYWKKQLGGNLPVLQLPIDRQRPSVASGAGQRDTLVMPTELVNKLHVLCKRQGVTLYMALLTAFKVLLSRYSGETDILVGSPIANRTRLETESMIGFFANTIVLRSQLTDNPTFTDLLKQVREVTLEAFSNQDVPFEKLVEVLQPERTKNITPIFQVMFTLQNTRRTDFKLSDETLIHPEIDRGTSMFDLLFDIAEHPDGLLLVAEYNMDIFFSTTIGRMMEHYQELLESIVAIPEQPISDLNMLTKQEKQQIFYEFNDTKCDFPMDKTVHELFEEQVAQRPNDIVAIHRDQQLTYKALNTRANQMARFIHRTGIKKEEIIAVLLDRSITMMESILGIWKAGGAYIPIDPEYPMQRITGILEDSSTTVLITKSQFVTPEITQAYNGIIICIDEQMDAINQENQDNLRAVVDPNHLAYIIYTSGSTGKPKGAMVEHIGLNNHIHMMIKQLQLSEDSRIAQTASHCFDISVWQFFASITLGGTTIIYDNQMTMEPNLCIEQIVQDRINIFQVVPSVLSVMLDHVEETKLSLDCFRYVSVTGEAIKRSLAARWFKLFPHIPLANAYGPSEASDDVTIHILDELPQSDIVPIGKPLHNFKIYIVDEKMNLCPIGIKGEICVSGLGVGRGYLQDSERTAKAFMEDPFADHKGVRLYKTGDMGRWLPDGTLEFFGRKDYQVKIRGFRIELEEIENQINNHPNILETVVMDIEDARGNKSLCAYVVLKQDVPINHLKSHLANTLPDYMIPAFFVKMERLPLTSNGKVDRKALPKPDRNGVESKYVAPRTIIEEKIIAIWESVLDTSGLGIEDHFFENGGHSLKATTVISRINKELQVDISLREIFIRPIIKDLAQLVERSAKKDYPTIQPVQKQETYQLSSAQKRMFIVNLRDPDSTAYNIPNMFIIEGKLNKKRLHQALQKLVQRHEILRTSFGWEKGEPVQYVHDNLNIEMNERTSTHEQLHDFVHSLIGPFDLSKAPLLRVSVVTVEEEYHVLVLDMHHIIMDGSSIAILLDEFVQFYQGMQIPEQRIQYKDFSAWQNKLLTSEVMQRQEKYWLSQFTGQLPVLALPTDYPRPSVKSFEGDYVQFFASKELTLGLRNLASSTGTTLYMVLLAAYHVMLSKYARQQDIIIGTPIAGRHHADLENVVGMFVNTLAIRLQSESQQTFGDFLLVVKEHVLQAFDNQDYQFDTLVEQLDAAHDESRNPLFDTMFILQNIEDPYITDGNDATDKLSISRFEFKYRISKFDLSVITIEAEDELLFQFEYANKLFTDSTIHILGESFLKLLTIIVNGTDKRLCDIEIAESYDLIEMDISDQLHFHF, encoded by the coding sequence ATGAGTACGAATTTTTTGCATAATATTTTACTTGCGAGCGGACAATTTGAGCAAGAGCGTGCCTACTGGCTTCAACACTTGACAGGAAACACTGATGTTAGTGGTTTCCCTGTTGATACGCGTCCTCTTACCACCAAGGTAGAGGACATGACTTCGGTCAGTTATCCAATACCAGCTGAAATAGTAGCAATAATCAATAGAATGAGTAACAATTCCGACTACGGAATCTACATGTTCCTGCTTGCTGGGGTAAAGTACCTTTTATCTAAATACAAACAGCATTCTGATATTATTGTTGGGATGCCTGTTTTTCAACAAAAGGAGGATGGTAAGCAGGCTTTTTCCAATATCTTGCCGATCCGTTCCGATTTAGACAGTCAACTAACATGGAAACAGGTACTTCCTTCATTAAAACGTACAATAACAGAAGCAGTGAAGCATCAAAACTTGCCATACAAACTGATTGTTGACTTGATGGGTATGGGGATTTCAAGTGAAGAAAAAAGTAGACCTTCTATAGGAACTATCGTTCAGTTAGACACCATTCATGATCAAGCAAGCTTGGAATCGGTCACTGCCGACGTGGTGTTCACCTTTAAAAAACATGATGATGGCCTGACACTTCAAGTCGACTATCATCAAGACATGTATGGTGAAGAGAGGATCGGTCAGTTAGTTAATCGTTTATTCGTAGTATTGCACCTAATTACCAGCAAAACGGGTGAGACACTTCAAGGAATGGATCAATTCCTTTCTCATTGGAATGGTTCATTTACTGGTGTACCTAGATTACAGTTGCCCGTGGATCATTCATTATCAACCAAGATTGAAAGAAATTGGAAAAATACAGAAATTATTCTTTCGTTGGAAGAACAAAAACGACTAACAGAAGTAGCAGAAATAGCTGGCACTTCTCTCTCTATCACACTGTTAAGTGCTTGGCAGTTGCTTCTTCACCGTTATACAGGTGAAAATGACATTTTAAGCGGATGGGAGAGTCTGGGGAAGGATAGCGAAGCTTCGCCGCTTCCTATTTATAGTGATTTTTCAGGTAACCCTAGCTTCACCGAATTGATTCGACGTGTTCACCGTTCTATGGAAGCTGCCGTAACGGAAAAAGAGTTTTCCGTTTATCAGCCCACTGCCTTTCAGACTTTATTTTTAACGGGAGAAATAAATCATTCATCATGGAGTATGGAAGCAGAGCTTGTTCTTGCCGTTTCACATACAGAGACAGCTTTAGTGGGTACAATCTTTTTTGATGCAGAATGCTTCAAAGAGGAGACTATTGGTCGGTTAGCACAGCACCTTACGACTATGCTTCAGGATATTATGGTTGATCCAACTACCGCTATCGGGCATGTTTCCCTTTTGAATGATTCTGAGCGTAATTTGCTTGTTGATGAATGGAACGAGACCAACACTCCATTCCCTTCAGATTCACTTGTTCATGAGTTATTTGAAGAACAAATGAGACGATATCCAGACCAGATCGCAGTTATTGACGGAGATACCCAGCTTACTTATCGGCAATTACATGAGAAGTCTAATCAAATGGCTCATCGTCTCCAAAGATTAGGATTGCAACCAGACACACTAGTGGGGATTAGTTTGGAGCGCTCGTCAGAGATGATCGTAGGCATCCTAGCAATTTTGAAAGCGGGTGCTGCTTATCTCCCTATTGATCTTGCCTATCCTGAAGAGCGAATTTCTTTTATCATCAAGGATTCTCAAATACCTGTGTTGATCACAAAACAATCACATTATAACCAGTTTTCAGACTATGATGTAACGATAGTGATGATAGACAATGGTGACCTTGAACAAGAAAAGATATCACGACCTAGTAGTGAAGCTACTTCTACTAATCTGGCCTATGTTATCTATACGTCTGGTTCGACAGGTACTCCAAAAGGTACTAGTATCCTACATCGTGGCATTAATCGTCTAGTTAAAAACAATACATATATAGACTTGGAATCTACTGATCGTATAGGGCAGGTAAGTAATACGTCTTTTGATGCATTTACCTTTGAACTGTGGGGAGCCTTGCTTCATGGCTCTACACTCGTTATCATACAGCCTGATGTAGTTTTATCTCCTTTTGCTTTACAGAAAGAAATCAACAAATATGGGATAACCGTTCTATTAGTTACTACTGCCTTGTTCAATCAATACGCAGGGGAAAATCCCGAAATGTTTAAAGATAGGACGATCTTATTTGGGGGAGAGGCTGCTGATCCTAAATGGGTGAGGGTAGCCTTAGAAAAAGGTCGACCTAAGAAATTAATCAACGTCTATGGACCAGCAGAATGCACAGTCTTTACAACTACACATCATGTTACACAGATAGCTTCTGACGCACTATCAGTTCCAATTGGAAAACCAATTGCTAACACCCAGGTCTACATTTTAGATCAATATCTGCAAGTAGTACCTATCGGGGTTCCAGGTGAATTGTATGTGGGAGGGCCTGGGCTTGCCTCAGGATACTTACATCGTCCCGAATTGACCAAAGAACGCTTCATTAAAAATATCTTCTCTTCAAATGAAGAGGATCGTTTATATAAGACTGGAGACATTGTCCGTTATTTGCCAGATGGAACCTTAAGCTTTATCGGACGAAAAGATGATCAAGTCAAAATACGTGGATTTCGGATTGAATTAGGTGAAATTGAAGCTGTTCTGGGTCAAAATCCAGCAGTTCGTGATGCCGTGGTTATGATGAGAGTAGATCAAAACGATAACAAGCAACTGGTAGCCTATTTTACTACCTTCCAACCAGAGGCGGTTACCATAAGTGAACTACGCAGCTTTGTAGTGAATAAAATGCCAGCACATATGATTCCTACTTCGTTTGTCTATTTGAATAGTCTACCAGTTACTCCAAATGGAAAAGTAGACCGAAAGGCATTGCCAGCCCCTTCCATAGAGAGAGGAGTCAGCGATACACCATTTGTTGAACCGAAGACTGATATGGAGAAACAACTGTCCGAATTCTGGCGAGAAATTCTGGGAATTGATCGCATTAGTATAACGGATGACTTTTTTAATAGTGGTGGTCATTCTCTTCTTGCTACTCAGCTTTTATCACGGATATACCATACCTTTTCAATTGAAATTTCGTTACGAATGTTCTTTGAAAATCCGACGATCCAAGCACTGGGAAAACAGTTGGACGAAATCATATCTTCAGGTAAGCAGTCGGTTTCCGTGCCACTAGTATCCGTATCACGTGATAATGATCTTGTTCTCTCGTATACCCAACAGGGAATTTGGTTTATTGAGCAATTGGAACCGGGTAGCGCGACCTATAATGTCCCGGTTGCAAACACGCTTAAAGGAAAATTAAACATTGATGCTTTGGAGCGTGCAGTAAACGAGATCATTCGTCGACATGAAACCTTACGAACCAGTTTTATTTCTAAAGATGGGAAACCATATCAAGTCAGTCATCCATTTGAATCCATTCGTATTCCTTTGGTCGATGTGAGTGATGCTCCATCTACAGAACGTCATCAGCGCATCATCGAGATGGCCAATCAGGACGCAAATCAACCGTTTGATCTAACAAAGTGTCCGTTGGTGCGTTTCATATTGTTTAAGAAGGATGAAGAGAGCTACGTCTTCTATTACACAATGCATCACCTCATAATGGATGGATGGTCTCTACAAATATTCACGCACGAATTATCTGTTTTATATGAAGCTTTCAGTCAAGGAAAGCCATCTCCTTTGCCAGAGATGCAACTGCAATATGCTGATTTTGCCGCATGGCAACGCAATTGGCTCGATGGTAAAGTGATGAATCAGCAGCTTGCCTATTGGAAAAAGCAATTGGGTGGTAATTTACCTGTTCTACAACTACCGATAGACCGCCAACGTCCAAGTGTAGCCAGCGGTGCAGGCCAACGAGACACATTAGTCATGCCGACAGAGCTTGTGAATAAACTGCATGTTCTTTGCAAACGACAAGGCGTGACTCTTTACATGGCCTTACTTACAGCTTTCAAAGTATTGCTTAGTCGATATTCGGGAGAAACAGATATTTTAGTTGGTTCCCCGATTGCCAATCGTACGCGTTTAGAAACAGAGAGTATGATTGGATTCTTTGCTAATACAATCGTGTTACGTTCTCAATTAACAGATAACCCGACATTTACTGATCTTCTAAAACAAGTGCGTGAAGTCACGCTTGAAGCATTTTCAAATCAAGACGTTCCATTCGAAAAGCTAGTGGAAGTACTACAGCCTGAACGGACGAAAAACATTACTCCGATTTTCCAAGTGATGTTCACATTACAAAATACTCGTCGCACAGATTTCAAGCTCTCTGATGAGACATTGATTCATCCGGAAATCGATAGAGGGACGTCCATGTTCGATCTTTTATTTGATATAGCAGAGCACCCAGATGGTCTGTTATTGGTAGCAGAATATAACATGGATATATTTTTCTCAACTACTATTGGTCGCATGATGGAGCATTATCAGGAACTGCTTGAATCCATTGTGGCAATTCCAGAGCAGCCAATTTCTGATCTTAACATGTTGACAAAGCAAGAAAAACAGCAGATTTTCTACGAATTTAATGACACAAAATGCGATTTTCCAATGGACAAAACAGTGCATGAATTATTTGAAGAGCAGGTGGCACAGCGACCAAATGACATCGTTGCTATACATCGGGATCAACAGCTAACGTATAAAGCGTTGAATACCCGCGCAAATCAAATGGCACGCTTTATTCATAGAACTGGTATTAAAAAAGAAGAAATCATTGCTGTTCTGCTTGATCGCTCTATTACAATGATGGAAAGTATTCTTGGTATTTGGAAAGCAGGTGGGGCTTATATACCTATCGATCCTGAATATCCAATGCAGCGAATTACTGGTATTCTCGAAGATTCCAGTACGACTGTGCTTATTACTAAATCGCAATTTGTTACTCCAGAAATAACACAAGCCTACAACGGCATAATTATTTGTATTGATGAACAGATGGATGCCATCAATCAAGAAAATCAAGATAATCTCAGAGCCGTAGTTGATCCGAATCATCTTGCCTATATCATCTACACATCAGGTTCAACAGGTAAGCCAAAAGGCGCGATGGTCGAGCATATTGGGTTAAACAATCATATCCACATGATGATAAAGCAACTACAGTTGAGTGAAGACTCTCGCATTGCTCAGACTGCTTCTCACTGCTTTGACATTTCTGTTTGGCAGTTTTTTGCATCTATTACCTTGGGTGGGACTACTATCATCTATGATAATCAGATGACAATGGAACCTAACTTGTGCATAGAGCAGATTGTTCAAGATCGTATCAATATTTTCCAAGTTGTTCCCTCGGTATTGTCCGTTATGTTGGACCATGTGGAAGAAACCAAATTGTCTTTGGATTGTTTCCGCTATGTAAGTGTAACAGGAGAAGCCATTAAACGCAGTCTGGCAGCTAGATGGTTTAAGCTCTTCCCACATATCCCTTTAGCTAATGCCTATGGTCCTAGTGAGGCATCAGATGATGTTACGATTCATATCCTTGATGAATTGCCTCAAAGCGATATTGTACCTATTGGTAAACCTTTACACAATTTTAAGATTTACATCGTTGATGAAAAGATGAATCTTTGTCCGATTGGTATTAAAGGCGAAATTTGTGTGTCTGGTTTGGGGGTTGGACGAGGCTACTTGCAGGATTCAGAAAGAACCGCGAAAGCGTTTATGGAAGATCCATTTGCTGATCATAAAGGAGTACGTCTTTACAAAACAGGTGACATGGGGCGTTGGCTTCCTGATGGAACACTTGAGTTTTTTGGACGCAAAGATTATCAGGTAAAAATTCGGGGCTTCCGTATTGAACTGGAAGAGATCGAAAATCAGATTAACAACCATCCAAATATTTTAGAAACAGTTGTCATGGATATCGAGGATGCACGTGGTAATAAGAGCCTGTGCGCATATGTTGTATTGAAACAAGATGTACCTATTAACCATCTGAAAAGTCATCTAGCAAACACGCTACCTGACTATATGATTCCAGCCTTTTTTGTAAAGATGGAGAGACTTCCTCTAACGTCAAATGGGAAAGTAGATCGCAAGGCTTTGCCAAAACCAGACCGTAACGGAGTCGAAAGTAAATACGTGGCACCACGTACGATTATTGAGGAGAAAATAATTGCTATTTGGGAAAGTGTACTTGATACAAGCGGACTCGGTATTGAAGATCATTTCTTTGAAAATGGTGGTCATTCACTCAAGGCAACAACTGTTATATCTCGCATAAATAAAGAATTACAGGTGGACATCTCGCTACGCGAAATCTTTATTAGGCCGATCATCAAGGATCTAGCACAGCTGGTAGAACGTAGTGCGAAAAAAGATTACCCGACGATTCAACCTGTTCAAAAACAAGAGACTTATCAGCTTTCTTCTGCACAAAAACGCATGTTTATAGTAAATTTGCGAGACCCAGACAGTACTGCTTATAACATTCCGAACATGTTTATTATTGAAGGAAAACTTAACAAAAAACGTCTTCATCAGGCTTTACAAAAACTGGTTCAACGTCATGAAATTCTTCGCACTTCCTTTGGATGGGAAAAAGGAGAGCCTGTTCAATACGTGCATGACAATCTGAACATAGAAATGAATGAACGGACATCAACACACGAACAGCTCCACGATTTTGTGCATTCACTTATTGGTCCTTTTGACTTAAGCAAGGCACCACTACTACGTGTTTCAGTTGTCACAGTGGAGGAAGAATACCATGTGCTTGTCTTGGACATGCATCATATCATCATGGATGGCTCATCTATAGCAATCCTATTAGATGAATTTGTGCAATTCTATCAGGGAATGCAGATTCCTGAACAAAGGATTCAATACAAAGATTTTTCAGCTTGGCAGAACAAACTACTGACGTCAGAGGTAATGCAGCGCCAAGAAAAATATTGGTTAAGCCAGTTTACGGGTCAACTACCTGTTCTTGCTTTGCCAACTGATTATCCGCGTCCGTCAGTGAAAAGCTTTGAAGGAGACTACGTTCAGTTCTTCGCCAGCAAGGAACTGACGTTGGGATTGCGTAACTTAGCCAGTTCTACAGGTACAACACTTTACATGGTTCTACTAGCTGCGTACCACGTGATGCTATCTAAATATGCTCGTCAGCAAGATATTATTATTGGAACACCGATTGCTGGTAGGCATCATGCAGATCTTGAAAACGTAGTCGGCATGTTTGTTAATACATTAGCCATACGATTGCAATCGGAGAGCCAACAGACTTTTGGTGATTTCTTACTTGTAGTCAAGGAACATGTATTACAAGCTTTTGATAATCAGGACTATCAGTTTGACACGCTAGTGGAGCAGTTAGATGCAGCCCACGATGAAAGTAGAAATCCTCTATTTGACACGATGTTTATCCTGCAAAATATAGAGGATCCATACATCACTGATGGTAATGATGCTACTGATAAGCTATCTATATCTCGTTTTGAGTTTAAGTACCGCATATCTAAATTTGATCTGAGTGTAATTACCATAGAAGCAGAGGATGAATTACTATTCCAATTTGAATATGCCAATAAATTATTTACAGATAGCACCATACACATTTTAGGTGAATCCTTCCTCAAGCTACTTACTATAATCGTAAATGGGACGGATAAGAGATTATGTGATATTGAGATAGCAGAATCCTATGATCTGATTGAAATGGATATCTCTGATCAGTTACATTTTCATTTTTAA
- a CDS encoding 2,3-diaminopropionate biosynthesis protein SbnB — protein MRYLHEKDLLTIGMNWDETTSVIEEAVKCLHQNDFAQPIKPYLRYGQEQNRIIAMPAFVGGTINQAGIKWIASFPNNIQQGVPRAHSVTILNNADNGVPEAVVNTALLSVIRTASVSGMIIKHYDRVRNLKDITVGIIGWGPIGQYHFKMVTALLGDRIKNIYLFDLRPIDSQTIDSSFKDKVIIAKSWEEAYKNSDIFMTCTVSKAPYIDVKPKTGALLLNVSLRDFTTDIYPHVKDSIIVDSWEEVCRENTDIESMHLQCSLQKENTQSIINVVCDDAMNNYREDQAIMFNPMGMAVFDISMGHYFLRKAEELKVGQLLE, from the coding sequence ATGAGATATCTACATGAAAAAGACTTGCTTACCATCGGAATGAACTGGGATGAAACGACCTCTGTTATTGAAGAAGCTGTGAAATGTTTACATCAGAATGACTTTGCACAACCGATAAAACCTTATCTACGTTATGGTCAAGAGCAAAACCGCATTATTGCTATGCCAGCTTTTGTGGGAGGAACGATCAATCAAGCAGGGATCAAATGGATTGCTAGCTTCCCGAATAATATTCAACAGGGTGTTCCGCGTGCCCACAGTGTCACAATTTTAAACAATGCAGACAACGGTGTACCAGAAGCTGTTGTTAACACGGCATTACTTAGCGTCATTCGAACAGCTTCAGTGAGCGGTATGATAATCAAACACTATGATCGAGTTCGCAACCTCAAAGATATCACAGTTGGTATTATTGGCTGGGGACCGATCGGCCAATATCACTTCAAAATGGTTACGGCGTTATTAGGTGATCGGATCAAAAACATTTACTTATTCGATCTCCGTCCAATTGATAGCCAGACAATTGACTCGTCCTTTAAAGACAAGGTCATCATTGCTAAATCATGGGAAGAAGCCTACAAAAATTCGGATATCTTCATGACATGCACTGTGTCCAAGGCCCCATACATTGATGTCAAACCAAAAACAGGGGCGCTATTACTCAACGTTTCGTTACGAGATTTCACTACAGATATCTATCCGCACGTAAAAGATTCCATCATTGTAGACAGCTGGGAAGAGGTATGTCGCGAAAACACGGATATAGAGTCTATGCATTTGCAATGTAGTTTGCAAAAAGAAAACACTCAGTCCATTATCAATGTGGTCTGCGACGATGCTATGAATAATTACCGCGAAGATCAAGCTATTATGTTTAACCCCATGGGTATGGCCGTTTTTGATATCTCGATGGGTCATTACTTTCTACGAAAAGCAGAAGAATTAAAGGTAGGGCAACTATTGGAATAA
- the ectB gene encoding diaminobutyrate--2-oxoglutarate transaminase produces the protein MLTQTPSIFEQLESNVRSYCRAFPDVFVKGKNSAMYTKSGEKFIDFFAGAGALNYGHNNDFIKKKLMAYLETDGLAHGLDMHTSAKEDFLQTFHELILRPRNLDYKVMFCGPTGANAVEAGLKIARKTKQRSGIFAFTGGFHGMSLGALSVTANSYNRQAAGVDMPQVTFMPYPTDFSFDTIEYMDKMISDSHSGIAKPAAIICETIQAEGGINVAPTEWLQRVRQLCDKHDILLICDEVQIGCGRAGSFFSFERAHIVPDIVVLSKSISGYGLPMSLLLFKRELDIWQPAEHNGTFRGNQLAFIAAEAALHYREQYQLEAEVLRKEQFVKQFLETQIATLHDQIEVRGMGLIWGVDVANISSSEVHVAKKIAKRCYERGLIIECVGRNDTVVKLLPPLTIELDELQKGCNILHQVITECLNGLYK, from the coding sequence ATGCTTACCCAAACCCCTTCCATATTTGAACAACTAGAGTCCAATGTCCGTTCTTATTGTAGAGCTTTCCCGGATGTATTTGTTAAAGGGAAAAATTCGGCTATGTATACCAAATCGGGGGAAAAATTCATCGATTTCTTTGCAGGAGCAGGAGCTCTAAACTATGGTCACAATAATGATTTCATCAAAAAGAAGCTTATGGCTTATCTAGAAACAGATGGACTTGCTCATGGTTTAGATATGCATACCTCTGCCAAAGAGGACTTTTTGCAGACGTTTCATGAATTAATTCTTCGCCCTAGAAATTTAGATTATAAAGTGATGTTTTGTGGCCCTACTGGGGCGAATGCAGTAGAAGCAGGACTAAAGATCGCTCGTAAGACAAAGCAACGCTCAGGCATTTTTGCTTTTACAGGTGGTTTTCACGGAATGTCGTTAGGTGCTTTGTCTGTCACAGCCAATAGCTACAATCGACAGGCGGCAGGAGTTGACATGCCTCAAGTCACGTTCATGCCGTATCCTACTGATTTTTCGTTCGATACGATTGAATATATGGATAAAATGATTAGCGACAGTCATTCTGGTATAGCCAAACCAGCTGCGATTATTTGTGAGACGATTCAGGCAGAAGGAGGTATTAACGTTGCCCCTACCGAATGGCTTCAGAGAGTGCGTCAATTGTGCGACAAGCATGATATTTTGTTAATTTGCGATGAAGTTCAGATCGGATGTGGTCGGGCAGGATCTTTCTTCTCATTTGAACGAGCTCATATTGTGCCAGATATCGTTGTGCTTTCAAAATCTATCAGTGGTTATGGGTTACCAATGTCGCTTTTGTTGTTTAAACGAGAATTAGATATTTGGCAACCTGCCGAGCACAATGGAACATTCCGAGGTAATCAACTAGCCTTCATCGCTGCTGAAGCGGCATTACATTACCGGGAACAATATCAACTAGAAGCAGAGGTTCTGCGTAAAGAACAATTTGTTAAACAATTTTTGGAAACACAAATTGCTACCTTGCACGATCAAATTGAAGTTCGTGGCATGGGTTTAATTTGGGGCGTGGATGTGGCTAACATTAGTAGTTCAGAAGTACATGTTGCGAAAAAGATTGCGAAGCGTTGCTATGAACGTGGATTAATCATCGAGTGTGTAGGTCGCAATGACACAGTGGTCAAACTTCTACCACCGTTAACCATTGAATTGGATGAATTACAAAAAGGGTGCAATATATTACACCAAGTGATTACGGAGTGTTTGAACGGTTTATATAAATGA